GGCCCGCGCGAGACGCTGTACGACAAGGCCGCCGACGCCCCCACGTCGTACGAGTACGCCGACCCGGACTTCCCGCGGACCCATCTGGCCGGCTGGGGCGAGGGCTGGCTGCACATGGTCCCGCTGATCGGCGAGGCGGTGCGGGCGCACAAGGCGAACGTCCTGCTGGTCTCCCTCGGCCTGATCGACCTGGGGTTCTACACGAACGCGGAACAAACGGCGGAGAACGCACGGGCCTTCGTCGCGGAGGCCCGCCTCGCGAACCCCCGCATCCGCATGGTCGTTCTCCCGGTGATCCCGAACGTCCGGACGGAGTCGGACACGGCCTTCGCCGCCGAGCTCACCCGGTTCAACGAACTCCTGGCCAAGGCGATCGCCGACCTCGACGAGCCCCGCTCCCCCCTGCTGCCGGCCTCGCTCCCACCGTCGTGGGACAGCAACCACGACACCTACGACGGCACCCACCCGAACGCGAGCGGCGAGCACA
This is a stretch of genomic DNA from Streptomyces sp. NBC_00285. It encodes these proteins:
- a CDS encoding GDSL-type esterase/lipase family protein; protein product: MLRFMPVGDSMTIGSAGEHTWRYRMWQHLRDTYGGPFALVGPRETLYDKAADAPTSYEYADPDFPRTHLAGWGEGWLHMVPLIGEAVRAHKANVLLVSLGLIDLGFYTNAEQTAENARAFVAEARLANPRIRMVVLPVIPNVRTESDTAFAAELTRFNELLAKAIADLDEPRSPLLPASLPPSWDSNHDTYDGTHPNASGEHRIAAAFAEAMHQAWDLGKPYKAAG